GGGTGGGCGGAGACACGGTTTCGTGCAAGGGCGACGTACTCCGGGTGAACGGGCACGCGCTGACCGAGCCGTTCCTGTATCCGGGCTCGCATCCTTGCTCCGCGGACAACTTCGAGGGCAAGACCGTGCGCGTGCCCAAGGGCGAGCTGTTCGTCATGGGCGACCACCGGGACAACTCGGAGGACTCGCGGGTCAACGGCCCGATCCCGGTCAGCGACGTCATCGGCCGGGCCTTCGTCGTGATCTGGCCGGTGTCGCAATGGCGGACGCTCCCGGTGCCGTCGACCTTCGGCCAGCCCGGACTGGCCACCGCGAGCGGCCACACCGGCTGGTACGTGCTCGGCCTCATCGTGCTCGCGGTGCTGCTGCTGATCGTCGTGATCGCGGTGGTGCGTCGACGCCGCCGTGCGCCTCCGACGTACGCTGCCGGGGATGGCTGAGGCAGCGGCGCGCGTCGACGTCATGGCGCGCAGGACGGTGCGCAAGGACGCCGGGCTCTACGGCTACGAGCGTGCGCTGGCGCGGCAGGGGCTCACCCCGGTGGCCGGCGTCGACGAGGCCGGGCGGGGTGCCTGTGCGGGGCCGCTCGTCGTCGCGGCCGCGGTGCTGCCGCCCGGCAAGCGCGGCGAGGTGCCCGGGCTGGCCGACTCCAAGCTGTTGACGCCGCTGGCCCGCGAGCGGGTCTACGCCCAGGTGGTACGCCGGGCGGCGGCCTGGTCGGTGGTCGTCATCCCGGCTGTCGACGTCGACCGGATCGGGCTGCACGTCGCAAACGTGCAAGGCATGCGCCGCGCGCTGTCCCAGCTCGCCGTGCACCCGGCGTACGTCCTCACCGATGGCTTCCCGGTGCCGGGTCTCGGGGTTCCCGGTCTCGCCGTATGGAAGGGCGATCGGGTGGCGGCCTGCATCGCGGCGGCATCGGTCATCGCAAAGGTCACCCGCGACCGGTTGATGGTGGCGATGCACGACAACTGGCCGGCGTACGACTTTGCCGCGCACAAGG
The sequence above is a segment of the Mycobacteriales bacterium genome. Coding sequences within it:
- a CDS encoding ribonuclease HII; protein product: MAEAAARVDVMARRTVRKDAGLYGYERALARQGLTPVAGVDEAGRGACAGPLVVAAAVLPPGKRGEVPGLADSKLLTPLARERVYAQVVRRAAAWSVVVIPAVDVDRIGLHVANVQGMRRALSQLAVHPAYVLTDGFPVPGLGVPGLAVWKGDRVAACIAAASVIAKVTRDRLMVAMHDNWPAYDFAAHKGYCTPDHQSALDAHGPCPEHRRTYVNVRAAQADHDLDDEWGAIP
- the lepB gene encoding signal peptidase I — its product is MTTPARDDVAKGMPLWMEFPILVVVALVLALIIKTFLVQAFYIPSASMENTLQGGNPSGAPGTSPGHPYDRVLVNKLAYDFSSPHRGDVVVFKGPPGWPDESDFTTPTNPVSRVLHDIGAAIGLAPSTSSDFVKRVIGVGGDTVSCKGDVLRVNGHALTEPFLYPGSHPCSADNFEGKTVRVPKGELFVMGDHRDNSEDSRVNGPIPVSDVIGRAFVVIWPVSQWRTLPVPSTFGQPGLATASGHTGWYVLGLIVLAVLLLIVVIAVVRRRRRAPPTYAAGDG